The Zingiber officinale cultivar Zhangliang chromosome 10A, Zo_v1.1, whole genome shotgun sequence genome contains a region encoding:
- the LOC122027227 gene encoding uncharacterized protein LOC122027227, which translates to MAVTILDWGSTEGAELELRLGGQGIGSQSNLIQRQNNGLFCFSKRLVVWMSMSGTVEGSSLNPNALHSVLQQLRESVQALLEHFHQWRQQEMAGKDLFETASVEALVMNLSTKSPKKGVRPGKYREKPVQCVRPKCAPRRIILRGRLAICAFLF; encoded by the exons ATGGCAGTAACGATTCTGGATTGGGGATCAACAGAAGGGGCTGAgcttgag TTAAGATTGGGAGGCCAGGGTATAGGGTCTCAAAGCAATTTGATCCAGAGACAAAACAACGGTCTCTTCTGTTTCAG TAAGCGATTGGTGGTTTGGATGTCAATGAGTGGAACGGTAGAAGGGTCGTCTCTAAACCCAAATGCCCTACACTCTGTTCTGCAGCAGTTGCGGGAGTCAGTGCAGGCATTGTTGGAACACTTCCATCAGTGGAGGCAACAAGAGATGGCTGGCAAAGACTTGTTTGAGACTGCCTCTGTGGAGGCTTTAGTCATGAACCTGAGCACCAAATCTCCGAAAAAAGGCGTGAGGCCGGGTAAATATCGTGAAAAACCTGTCCAATGCGTAAGGCCAAAGTGTGCTCCTCGCCGCATCATTCTTCGAGGCCGACTAGCTATTTGtgcttttttgttttaa